The sequence below is a genomic window from Coffea arabica cultivar ET-39 chromosome 4c, Coffea Arabica ET-39 HiFi, whole genome shotgun sequence.
TGCAATCTAGGATATCTGACGTCTTTGCAGTGGATATACACCCTGGGGCTAGAATTGGGAAGGGGGTGTTGCTGGATCATGCAACAGGGGTCGTGATTGGAGAAACAGCAGTTGTTGGGAATAATGTGTCGATACTGCACCATGTAACCTTGGGTGGGACCGGCAAAGTCTCTGGTGATCGCCATCCAAGGCTTGGTGATGGTGTCCTGATTGGTGCTGGAGCTACTATATTGGGGAATGTGAAGATTGGTGAGGGAGCAAAAATTGGAGCTGGATCAGTTGTGCTAATTGATGTGCCCCCTTGGACAACAGCAGTTGGAAATCCAGCAACGTTGGTCGGTGGAAAGGAGAAACCTAAAGTGCATGAAGATGTGCCTGGAGAGTCCATGGATCATACTTCATTCATTTCTCAGTGGTCTGACTATATGATATGAATTTGAGCCAATGGTCACAAGGTTTGATATTGGATGTTAGTAGAATTTAATTGAACTACATTGGTTGAGTCACATTGGACTGGGGGATTTAGAAACTCCAAGACAGTGGCTTAAGGAGGCCCTCTTTCAGGCGTAGTTAGACAGGGTAAAGGGGAGCCTCTTTCAGATGTAGTTAGACAGTAAGGGGGAGGACTATTGTTTTGTACATTTATAATGGTGGAATGAAAGGGTGCTTCTGAGGCTTTTCAGACCTCTTCTTTGAATTTGTGCTCACAGATTTTGCTCTTAGCGTGCACCGAGGCCCTTGTTGCATAATGGGGTTTTAGTTTGTGGTTTCAAAAGCTCAATTGCGACGTTGAGTTGCATGACTCATTGTTACATGCTATTATCAATCAAGCAGAAGACTTTTCCAGTTGCACGGCCTAACTTGAATTCTTTTCTTGCAGAACATTGGTGAAACAGTTGGCTGTTGCCAACACCACCTTTGAATTTCTTATAATCTGCAGCAAGTAAGAGAAGATATCAATGCTAAACTCTCTGAATTTCCGTACAGTAAAGACAAGAATATGAAGCCAaaattacttctttttttttttttgggagggggggggggggggagtggggtgtgtgtgtgttttattGGGCGAAAGTTGAGCACTTTGTGTTTCAACATTTGCTTCTACGCGAAATTGCCTACTTTTTCACGTAAAGTTAACCTAATCGAACAATGCATCTCCTTCAGAGAGGAATTGTCTAGATAAACTATGCATCTGCTTACTTCATGGTCAAATTGCTCCTTGAATGGGTCATCTTGCTTGCTTTGGCCTCAATTTTACTAGCGGTGCAAATACGCCTTTTAGCAATCTGCTTTCCATAAATTTGATTCTCTAATCATCTATCTTCGGCGTCTCTTGGATTCACGAATTGTTGAGATGTGATCTAGTGCCAAGTTTCCATTAAATTCTCGAATGCGTTATCTAGAAATAGGAGCACATATAAAATTCTGAAAGGGATGGTCCATAACGAGCACAAACTAAACCTCTTACGATGAAGTTAAGCCATAAAATGGTTTGAATCTGAGCCTCAAGTGAGAGTAGGCCAGCTCAAATCtgtacatacatacacacattGGAAACAAGTGCAGATTTTCACTGTGTTCCTCGTGGATTGATCAACAGATAAGAGTTAGAAAATCACGGAAAACCTAGCAGCAAAAGCAACTAAAAAGTTGGGTTATTTGGAGTTGATCTGCGTCTCCCACTAAATTTGGCCATCGGGAAAAAGCATTGGCCACTACTGAGGAACTGATAGAGCTTGAGGTAAGGCCTGGTGAACTGACATAGGAATTGTCTGGAACTTGCAGTCGGTTGACAACAACTGAGACAGACTTTCCTCTGCAGCGAAAATGGAGTTAATCAGTTGGAGAAGAAGACGTTCAAGGTCTTCACCATCGTTCCACTCGTGTATCTCTGCCTTTAGAAGCATTCGATTCTTGCAAATCAAATCCCAAACAGGGAAATTCTTCCTTGGCATCATGTAATCTCCTTCCTTCAACTTTAAGCTTGGACAGAAGTCGCCAATCCCATCGCCAAGATAGATGAACCTTTTCTTCCCTTCTTTAGCTATAGATGCTTGAATCCTTTCCATGACCATACCCTGTTTGcgcaaaggagaaaaaaaacaaacaccATTTTAAGACCAAAGAGTTTTTAAGTTTCTGAACAATTAAGGGACTAGCCATTTAAAATCCTTCacattaagtttttttttttttgtcaggaacgatacatttgtataacctactccatcctaatctagggggagAGGAGCCTAAGGAAGCTATGGAAGGGACTAATGGGTATACAGACTCAACTCAATCAAAGGAGTGCTATGacacaatttttaaatttttttaatgaaatttaAACCCTCACCAACAGTCCAAGGAGGGACTTAACTCCCTCCTCCCCGTAGCCACTGAGCCAATGGCGCAGTGGTTCTTCACATTAAGTTACGTAGACTGTTTTGAATGCAAGTACAAATTGTGTTGGTAGATCCATTAAATTAAAGGGCTAGCCTTTTCAATCGTTGCTGATTATTAATTTATGTATTTGTAACCAACTGAGCTAGGACCACGTGAATTTCTCAAGTAGATCGCGACCGGTAGGGACCTATGAATTGTTTGTTTATTAGTACTAATTTGACACGGCGAGACATGGGTCAAAATGTACTGCTGAAGACAGGAAAACACATATTCCAGTATATTCCAATCTTGAAGAAAACTGACGACGTGATAATGATTCTGTATCTACCTAACTCACGTGTAAAATACTTTTTCAAGACAATTTCTATCGTTATAAATAGGTAGCAACTCCTTGTATAATTTTTCTGGAAATTACGTACGATGGGCCTGCCTGACAACTCTGGATTTCTCTCTAAGTAGTATCATCGTGCCTTCTAGAGTAATGTCCTTAGACTtcgagaattttattaaaacttttacttttaaaaaaaaaaaaaaaaaaaagggaaaaggcaaAACACGGAAAGATACCAGTTAGTGTTGTGGGGTTGGGAAGGAGGATTGTATACCTTGCACATGTTAGGAGGGCAGCGATCGCAGCCATGAGATGCTGAGTGGAAATCATGATATGGGAGGATTCTCAGCCTCCCATTCTCGTCAACGTAGCCTGGGTTCGTGTTGATCTCTGAGAAGCATCCCCTAATTCCTAGATGGTTTAGAATTGTCTCGATGAAGAACAGATTTGCATCACTCACTATCCTCAAGTCACACCTGCAAAAAACAAAGGATGAAAATCCATTAGTCCAGAGAAAAGCAGAGGAGAAAACGCCACTATCAAGGAAGCAGAAATCTTATAAAGAGTTGGTGATGAATGGTAGTGTACCCTAAGGCATGGGCTGATTTGATGGCCGGCACAATTCTGGGATGTATAGGAACCCTTTTCAGAACCTCTTCAATGTCCTGGATGGTTTTTCCGTTAGCATGAAGCTCCCCCATCATCTTGTCCTGCGATATCACGACGGAGCACAAAAACACCACAAGTAAGTCGTAAATTGCAAGACAATAATCTTATGTGGTTATTCGCTAATGAAGCCATCGTACGTAAAAGGACAAATGCAACTAAGATTAAAACAATAATATTAGAGATTTACCATGAGAGAATTCCAAGGCATGGTGGGAAGAAGTTGGTTGAACAAGTCAGTAAAACCTAACTCATCCAGAACCCAATTATCACTATCCAAGTCGATAATCGTCTTGTCAAAGTCGAAAACCACCACAATTCCGGCGGCCATTGTTATGGAATCAAGGAGATGGTGAGGTTTTTGGCAGAACCTTTTTGAGTGCGAGCGTTTGTTCCAGGACGGAtactaagagagagagagcgaggGTTGGCGTGTTTGTTTGATGGATGCTAGCGAGTAAAATACGTCGGGGTATATATAGGTCTGGACCCTGGGCCGTTTGGGTAGAGCGTGATGGGCAAGCCTTACGGTTTGTGTGAATATTGAATAATAGAACCAGATCAAGATGCCAATGGAATATTACGCGAATTGGAGTTTGTGGCAAAGACCCACCACGCCACTCAAAGTCCCTTCCTTTATTTTCTGTTGTGGAAGGGCAACTGCCCCGTACTCGCTCTGGATTTGTTGGGATTTTGTGATCTTGCCTATTGATTTCGCGAGTGTGATCATCGGAcggttaaaaaataaaaagggagtTGTGGCTTTGGTGTCCGGATATTCACGTTGGGGAATGATTCAGGAATTGCGCGGGAATATTCGTAGGGGTGGGTTAATTCACTATTCACTTCTACTATTACCGTCCGCTGTCCAACCCCGAAACGCATTTGCCAACTTTTAATTAAGGGACAGGATATTCCGTTGAGATGCTTAGGACAATCCACGGCGGCTCCCCCCGTTTTTGGGGTGCAATCCCGCCAACCTTCCCCGTTCAAGACCACTTGCAGACAAATTGACTCACCCAAATCTCCAAGCTATATTAACGGGTGTGTTGGTACAGTACAATTTATTTGtccaaatttatttacttaCGTTATTAACAGATCtttcaataatattttttatcaaatatacggTGCATTAAAAAATTGTTacagcattttttttaaaaaaaaattattccaaataagcTACCATAAAAACTTATTTCACATACAGAATTGCTTTTTTCAagtaagaaaaaaattattttttctctactgaaaaaaaaagaaagattaacAATTTCTGCGTATTGATCCTCTTCTCATCTGTTAGAGAGGGAATGAGAATCTTACGTGAAATCGAGGAATATTCTTGCACGCACTCGGTCGGGAATCAGGCCACTGTACAAAAGTGAAACTTGCGTGAAATTGGAGCCATGTTGGCATAGAACAGGtctaaaataattattacttaCTACTAATTTAATGGAGGAGTAAGAGAAACAGGTTTAGCCGTTCCGGATAAGCATTAGGCAACAAGAAAGATCCAATTCGCGTCGGCTGTAGCCGTTTAGCTGATAGAGACTTGAGAGGTGGTTTTGGAACATGAGGCAATTCACATGATTTGTCGAATGATTTGTATGCCACGTAGGACCAGCACCTATATCCTCCATCCGCGCTCAGCAAAGTTTCtattttctcaatttcttgGGTGGCCATTGCACATaataatgatcaaccaagttctttctttctttcgagtgaTGGATTGAATATTCCTGAAATTGCATTGCCCGGTTTCAAATTTGGTCGCAAACGGAAGAGGAAGAGGAGGTGGGCGGATTGACCAGTCTTTTTCTAGATTATACAATATGGTTGCTTTTGGTTAAGTGGCCACTGCGGCAATTCGAAATTTCCCTTGTGCACGCACGTGCCTACGATTTGATGACAAAATTcaattaaaagaataaaaaatcttCGGCTggtggccttgtttggattacttgtttccgtcggaaaatattgttatttttcgtgatcacatttttctaTCATCTTTTTcccttacatatatcaaatcgctacaataatttttctataaaaaatgacgaaaaatgcaatccgAACACAACCTAAATTGTTTTCTATCTCTGAAcggaaaagaaaatgttgttGAAATTATGATTTTGTCTGATCGAGTGGTGGAGGTGGATGACAGGGAAACGAAACCACTTTAATTAATTGAGCAGGATGGATGAAGATGACTCGCGCTGCTCATCGCATCGCATCGCATATTCCTTAGATTAGATGAGGAGCACCTTCTTTGCATTGCTATGCTCCTCCGGCTCCCCAGTTGAGGGCATATTCTTTGATTGCTCAGCATCAACTATCAACTATTTTGATTGCTCCGCAATTAATACTTGCCATATACCTTCACATTTTAAAATGTTAAATACATGTTTAAACCATTTAAGCAAATCTTTTATTAGGGTCTTTTTTGGGATTAATTAGaatctatatacatatatatatatatatataatattagggTCTTCTTATACATTACCTATATATATTAATTAGAATCTTCAGCAGTTTTTAACTTGCGAACtggaaatgggcttcattactGGGATTTATTGTGATCATTCCACGTGTCTTGGCTGGTATGAATATGAGCACCGAAAACGAACCTTCATGCTAGAGGCTAGAGTTCTCTGCGTGGTCGAAAtttaaagtgcaaaaaggtGAAAAGTTGCGGATGTCTCGAATATGGTGCAAACGAGATGAGTCGAGCCTCGTGTTAGTTTCATGAAACTCGAACTCGATGAGTTCAAAATGTCAAGGTCGAGTTCGagcataaaaaatataaaaataataattattttattttttaaaaataaaaataaaaattttatttttaaaaataaataaaataataattttttaatataaatattaaaaatatatgtaattttattattaaaataaaaaatatatatatatataatcgaacTCACGAATCTTGCAAGTtaacgagtttaatatttttgaactcGACTCGCATTCAAACCGCTCGATTCGTTGACAGCTGGTCGGTCTCGAATAGGAGTTCGGTCCTTCGCAGAAGTTGCTCAAACACCTTGGCAAATGTCTTCTTTCTGCAAATAATATGTAACGTTTTCTAGAATTGAACGGATTGTTTCAACGGTTGAAATCAATCATCAGCTGTCACTTTTCTTTTGCAGTACTGAAAGATGCGTATCATGTAATCGACAGAAGTCAGAGATTCTTTTCAAGTCTTGCTCTAATCAATCAATTAAATACAACTTCGAACCAAGCAATCACATGTGTTTCATGGGAGGGAAGCCAATCACAAAGATGGCGGAAGAACATTTCCACCCCACCCCATTTGGGGCTTgagaccctttttttttgggaaagtgGGGAatcgcatatatatatatatatatatatatatatatatatatatatatatatatatatatatatgtatatatagttTAAGCACTAAGACAAAAGCTTTCGAATTCGATATCCGAACTGCTGAGGCCTGGACGGACCCAAATTGAATATCTGGACGTGCGtttggccaaaaaaattaatataaataaataaaaatcgtGGGGCTGTAATCTACATCTTTTGTGTGAGTTGCTCGTGTTATTGGTCAGTCGTACGTAGTGTGTTTAATTATATCGTATTTCGTCCCAGCATTGTGAGTTTCAACTGATATATTGCACTCCTacctagggctgcaaacgaatcgagccgctcgcgagcggcttgtgtcaagctcgagtcgagctcaatATTAATCGAGTTCGAGTCAGCTCgaatcgaactcgagctcagaatattaagctcgttagctcgcgagcttgagtatatatatatttttttatttttatttaataataaaattacgtatattatatatatatatttttttattttttattttcatagtaaaattacgtatatatctttaatattttattatttattcagaaacaaatattattttatttattttttaaaaaaataaaaaaaattttatttttttcgagctcgagctcgaaaattgccaactcgtcgagctcgagcttagtaaaatttagtcgagactcggctcgattagctcaaaactcgactcgactcggctcgtttgcagccctactaCCAGACAAACACCAAAATGAATTCCTAACAAAAAACACTCATCCGTGCACAGAAAATTCCAGGCTCGGTGCTCGCGATCTCAACTTGAAAAATCGGGGCATGATCATCTCAAGCACTAATTGTAAGTGTCAGAAGCATCACAATGTCATGggcggggaaaaaaaaaaaaaaacccttctcTGTCTCTTGTTAGTGTATTTTATTGTTCTCTTCTCTTACTTTCTAATAGATGCTTTCACAaaattgtaatatatttttaatatgatatatgtaaaataaaaataattaaaaaaatatgttaatAGTCTAAAATGCTTGGATtcctcaatttttgaaaaacaagtttttaaTGTACACGaacaaaaataactccaaaaacaccatattcatacaatatatcaaaaacaactccaaatatacaataaataaataaataaataaattacgcTACTACCCATCACTCTCTACCACCAAGACCACCACCTTACTGCCATCATCCCCATACCCACgaccctctctctctttctccgcccatcttttttctctctcgcctcctcctccttttttcctcctcctctctcctgttctcctttctcttttcttctttcccttttctcgCCCCCTATTTCCTTCTCCTCCACTTACCGCAACATTTCTAGTAACGATCAAATCTGATCGCAACCGGAAGTTGCGATCAAAACGATCATGGTTAAAGTGGTGGCTAAAGTCGCAACCATCACCCACAAGCAGGAGAGGTCGCAATCAAGACGGATGTGGTTAAAGTGGTGGCTAAAGTCGCAATCATCACCCGCGAGCAGGAGAGGGGTTTGGGGTTGGAGGGAAGGAGGGGAGGGGGGAGAAAGGAGAGGGAAGAGGAAAGAGGAGGAGGGAGAGGAAATAGAGGGAAGGAGGAAAGGAAAAGTATtatagtaattatctcaaaaaaatcattcaaataaacttctatccaaacaaactgagCTGTAATTTTACCACACCCTACGTATTTACATTCATCAAGTCGCAAACTAGCAATGATTTTCACTGTGTCCAAAAGGTCAATAAAGAGAGTAATTTTCACCTGTGATTTTAGACTTACTTTCACATGTGCATTGGCTCATCGACGTTCTTCGCAGCGAAAGTGTGTCTGATTAGAACTCAATCCCAATTCCAAAAAAGCGTGTCTGATTTCCGTATCTTCCACATCAAATTTCAGAAAGTGTTCAATAGCTTAGGTTTGGAGTCGGACTGCACCTCCACGTGTCTAAATCCAAGCTCCCAAGTAAGCTTTGGCCCTGACATAATTCTGCAGCACAGACTTGAAGAGCATCCAATATCAACCATCAGACCAAAAAGCCACGGACCTTTATCAGTCCCTATCAGTTCTCCTCCACCTCCCATTCCTAAGATTATTATTCATCGACGAGCCATCCAATCCAGTACAGGGAAAATTCGAAGCCAGTCACGTCTCTCTCCTTCAGTTGCCAGGGTGCTGGCTGGGCATTATGTAACCATGACAGTTGATAGATAGCTCAGCCCAAATCAAATGTGGTCCTGTTTCTCAAGAGAAGGTTTCATAACTCTAACTGGACCGACGACTCGAGGGAATCGGGATTGCAAATGTTCTTCTCTGATGCAGACGACAGTAGTATAAAAATAGTGAATGGATCGGACCCTCCTCAGTTGATGTAGAGTAGTGCGAGTTAAGCAGGTTGGAGTTGAGGGCCTTACTGGGCCGAAGCCACCGGAGTATCCAACTAATTGAGCCTGTGAAATCCCTTTTTTGAGTACCACAATATGCTTTTGGGCCGTTTGTATCACCAGGTTCTAGGTCCATGATTTCGGCCCCAAccacttttgtattttttattaacatttcttttcttctctaaaGGGCTTTTGCCTTCTTTTGTTACTCCTATTTTGGAGCAACGCACAAGGGGAAATCCCTGTGCTTTTGAAATGCCTGGAAATGATCTGTTAACAAACTAATGCTCGAAAGATCAGATTAGATTAGATAAGATTAGATGGGTGGTCCAGGGGCTGGGAATCTTGATGGATTTCCACTTCCACTTCAATGGGCGCTTGAAACTTCCCAGGAAACCATCGACAACGAGCATGCATGCATAATTTTTTGCTTATGTTCCTTATGATCTGTTACATATTATTACAAACCGGTATAGAAGAAACTGATccagaaaaaagggaaaaaaaaaaaagatagattcCTACATTGATTGATTGAGGCTTCCtaccatcatcatcatcattgcAAAGATAACCTTTGATGAAATGCAACTAATAAAACAGGCTTAAACATTCTTGATGATAGTTTTTTAAAATCATAACGGGTAAACAGGGCGGATTCAAATCAGAATGAATATAGCAGTACTTCGTATGAAAATTATTTGCCGCTTGGTGGCACAGGAAATAAATGTTATGAAGTAGGTACTCGTAAATTAATGAAAGAGTTTTTCTAATAGATATTTAATTCGTTATTACACTTAAGTCGAACCCAATATATCACGTGAACATATaagcaaaaaattattatcttacactgtatttatatatatatatatatatatatatatagccagTGTCTAAACTTCAAAAACTAGAGTTAATATGCAAATGGATTACGCTAGCTAGGAGAATTTTCTGCCCTTTTAATTTGGGAgattaacacatacattaacAGCCCCGAAATAAAAATTGTTGGATTTTCCGTAGTAAAAAATCGAACTCATTAACCTCCTTTCCAGACAGACATCTCCGATTGAACATTTGTCATTCGTTCTGCTCTGGTCCTCAAGACCGACGCCGAAgatcgctctctctctctctctgacgCGATGACTGATAATCCTCGTGGGAGAAAGACGACTCCCGAGCGACGGTGCATTGCTTCATCAGTTTCTACACGCAGCTCATGACAAAAACCACCTCCTCCCCCTCATCTCATCTCATCTCATCTCTAACTAAACCCACTTTTCAACCCCTTGCTTTTGTCTTTTACCCTCAAACCCacgaaatataaatttaaaaatgaaaaatctgcttccaaaaaattttctaaaaagttAAAGATAAAAAGACGAGGCCATTTACGTCATTTCGGTCCACCTCACCACCCCCCACCGTCTCCTCTTCAACGAAGCCCCTGTAATCTACAGAACTCCCTTAACATATTTCCTAATCATCTCCTGCTATGTTAACCGCCCGTCACCCGCTTCCAAATCACCCACCGctctaaatatatatatatatatataattttttttttgtaacccGAAACATGCCCTAATCCGAGTCCTTTGGACCCGAGCCAGCACACCAAATCGAAAGAAAGTCGATAGTCTCATGCAACTTTTCCAAGCGAGTTAGTATATGCAGCGCAGCGGTCATAAATTGAACCCCAGTCAGTGAGGAGACCAGCAACTCAAGGCCAACCCTTTAACCGCTGCGCCATATGCTCTGAGGTCACCACTCTAAATATTTCTCCAACCGATtcttttttcctaattttttaacCGATACTTGCACGGGGCAGTACAGCACTTCCATTAGCGTATTGAGAACATGAATTGATGtgtttgtttaatttttcgATCAAAAAACTCGTACAAAAGAACTATAAGGTGGTTTCACATGATACACAAAGTATTTACAATATACGTAAAGATGTCCATCATAATATTTTAACtcgataaaatataaaattttcccTTGAACCCTACTTCATGTTTTCTAATTCATACCAAATCAATAACATCATGGTTCCAGAGTCCGTTAAAGAGCCTTTCTATAGCAATATTTTAATGTAGGACACGGGTCATGAGAATTTGTTTTGTAAGATTACATAATAGCTCATATTATTGAATTGATGCAATTAATTACAACTCAATCAAATCACGACTCGTCCTGCATTTGGAACAACTAGTAGGATAAATATTGTTGTAGGACATGAGAATTTTcaagagcttttttttttttttttttttggatgataCTGGATACATTTTGTTACAtgttaaaataataatacaGAGTCAGAGATGAATTTTGTTACATGATTAACATTTAAAATAGGGATAGTTTCATAAATCTCTCCCGAGATTTTTGACTATTTCACTGGATTCCctctaaatttcaaaaattacactaatCTCCCTTGAGGTTAATTAACTTATAACATTAGAtccaattaataattaaaaagtgatattagAAGAGAGTGGACAACATGATTCCATCATTGTCTCTAATCtactattttatttaatttatttaatacCAACTCACACATTAAAGAACAACACTAAAATTTGT
It includes:
- the LOC140005089 gene encoding inorganic pyrophosphatase 2-like, with the protein product MAAGIVVVFDFDKTIIDLDSDNWVLDELGFTDLFNQLLPTMPWNSLMDKMMGELHANGKTIQDIEEVLKRVPIHPRIVPAIKSAHALGCDLRIVSDANLFFIETILNHLGIRGCFSEINTNPGYVDENGRLRILPYHDFHSASHGCDRCPPNMCKGMVMERIQASIAKEGKKRFIYLGDGIGDFCPSLKLKEGDYMMPRKNFPVWDLICKNRMLLKAEIHEWNDGEDLERLLLQLINSIFAAEESLSQLLSTDCKFQTIPMSVHQALPQALSVPQ